The genomic window GCGAATACACATATTAAAATTAGTGAATAAACAACTTCCTAATCTACCATATGCCTTAAAAAAACAATCATGAATATTTTAATTTCATATGCCTCTCTCAATACTCATGATTTCAAAATTCCAATATGCCTTAAGTAACAATTCCAAAATTCCAAAAATTTATCCAAAAGACCAATAATTAAAACACCATCCTCCTAAAATTTAATTTGTGAGCGGTAAATTAAGAAAATCCTTAATTTGACCGCCAAATGATAAAAACTAAACGTTTAAATACTCATCCCGTTCATAATCGAATACTTGGATTCTGTATGCATCCCATTCAGCCCTTTTAATTGTATAGAACTGATTGAATACTTTTTCTCCAAGAGCGTTTTTGATTACTTCGTCTTCCTCTAATGAGTGATATGCTTCCCATAAGCTGGTAGGCAAGCTACTGATTCCTTTTTCGATGATTTCATCTTCGGAATATGCAAAGAGGTTCTCTTCAGTAGGTTCACCAGGGTCAATTTTATTGTCCATACCGTACAGACCAGCTTCAAGCAATACTGCGAATGCAAGGTAAGGGTTACATGATGGGTCAGCAGATCTGCATTCAATTCTTGTACCTAATCCTCTGGATGCTGGGATTCTTAATAAGGTTGACCTGTTTTTAAATCCGTAAGCTATGTAGCATGGTGCTTCATAACCAGGCACAAGACGTTTGTATGAGTTGACTGTCGGGGATAAGATTGATGATAAAGCCGGAGCATGTTCAAGTAATCCTCCGATGAAGTATAAAGCTTCCTGTGATATTTGAGTTTCAGTGTCAGGGTCATAGAAAATATTTTTTCCATCCTTAAAGAGACTCTGGTTACAGTGCATTCCACTACCGTTGATTCCTAAAAACGGTTTTGGCATGAAAGTTGCCTTAAAGCCTAGATTATTGACTAATGCTTTTACAGCTTCTTTGAATGTAATTACTGCATCTGCTGTTTTTAAAGCGTCTGCATATTTGAAGTCCACTTCATGCTGACCTGCTGCAACTTCGTGGTGGCTGACCTCCACATCGAAATCAAGCTTTTCCAAACCTAATACGATTTCTCTTCTGATGTCGGTACCCTGATCCAATGGTTCGACATCAAAGTATTCAGCTTCATCAGCAGGTATGTAATTTCCATTTTCATCTTCTTTTATAATGAAAAATTCAGGTTCAGGACCCATATTAAATTGATATCCTCTTTTTTCTGCTAATTGTAAGGATTTTTTAAGTACACCTCTTGGGTCTCCATCATATGGTTTTCCTTCTGTAGTGAAAATATCACAGATAAATCGACTGGTACCTTTTGATTCAGGCCTCCAAGGGATTGTTGAAAAGGTGTCGACATCAGGTTTTGCAAGAAGGTCACTGTCATTGATTGAAGCTAATCCTGCTACTGATGATCCGTCAAATAATAATCCGTCGTTTACAATGTCTTCAACATCGTCTGCCTTTTTAAGAGGCACTGCCATACTTTTAGGTAATCCGTGTATATCTGAAAACTGTAATTTCAAAAATTTTATATCGTTTGCGTCGATTGTCTTAATTATCTGGTCTAATTTTTTATCTTTTTCTGACATTTTCTCACATCTTTTTGAATAAATTACCACTTGGTTAATAAAATGGAAAGTGGAAAACCGTTTTGACTAAATGAATTTAATTAAATACACTATCGGAAGGAAACTTCCTTCCGACTAATACTATGTAATCTGCAATATATAAATGTTTTGAAAAAAATTCAAAATGTAAATTAAATCATACATATCTTTTGAAATGTATTCAAAAAAAGATAGATACATCAAAAATAGTTAAAATAAAGTAATAACTTAAAAAAAATAGCCTTGTCCAATCAACAAAGAAAAAAAAGAATAGATGAAATGAATTCATCTATTTGACTTTGACAGCTGTTTTTATAGTGTCCTTAAGGTAAGTCACTTTAACAGCATAGGTTTTGCCTTTCTTAAGCTTTTTGATAACGTTCTTGTTCAATTTCTTCTGTGCAATACCTTTAGCATTTGTTTTAACCTTGTAGGTTTTGCCCTTGAACTTGAAGGTTATCACTTTGCCTTTAACCAGTTTTCCGTTGACTTTAAGCTTTGCCTTTAAGGTAAATGAGTTTGCAGTCTTTTTGACATTCACTTTGCTTGCTGTCAAGACCGGCTTTACAGTAACCTTGTTAGTATAGGTTTTACCTTTGTACTTGGTTGTTATTGTGTATTTCTTAGGAACATCAACAATTTTAATTTTAGCTATTCCATTCTTGTCTGTTGTTACAGTAGTGCTTTTCTTGTTGATAGTAAATGTGACCTTCTCACCAATACCGACAGCATGACCGTTTCCGGTTACAACCTTAACTGAAAAATATTTTCCGCCGGAATAATCAACGGAAATGTCCTTGTTGTTGATGATTTTGGTATCATCCGCAACAGTATATGCTTTAATGGAACAAATGGACTCCTCTGAAGAAATATCAATCCACTTGCCATCTATTTTAGCCTTTGAAGTCCCATTTATATACTTCTGTCTTGAATTTATTAGAGCAGGAACCCAATTTGATTTAAAGTAAACATCAAATTTATCCCCCTGTTTAATTGGAACATATGAATCCAGTTTGATTGT from uncultured Methanobrevibacter sp. includes these protein-coding regions:
- the glnA gene encoding type I glutamate--ammonia ligase, translated to MSEKDKKLDQIIKTIDANDIKFLKLQFSDIHGLPKSMAVPLKKADDVEDIVNDGLLFDGSSVAGLASINDSDLLAKPDVDTFSTIPWRPESKGTSRFICDIFTTEGKPYDGDPRGVLKKSLQLAEKRGYQFNMGPEPEFFIIKEDENGNYIPADEAEYFDVEPLDQGTDIRREIVLGLEKLDFDVEVSHHEVAAGQHEVDFKYADALKTADAVITFKEAVKALVNNLGFKATFMPKPFLGINGSGMHCNQSLFKDGKNIFYDPDTETQISQEALYFIGGLLEHAPALSSILSPTVNSYKRLVPGYEAPCYIAYGFKNRSTLLRIPASRGLGTRIECRSADPSCNPYLAFAVLLEAGLYGMDNKIDPGEPTEENLFAYSEDEIIEKGISSLPTSLWEAYHSLEEDEVIKNALGEKVFNQFYTIKRAEWDAYRIQVFDYERDEYLNV